One segment of Elusimicrobiota bacterium DNA contains the following:
- a CDS encoding response regulator yields the protein MSGGAKTVLIVDDEAAIRRFLRASLEENGFAVLEAAGGRAALELAVARKPEVILLDLGLPDLDGLEVLARLREWTSAPVLVVSARGLESERIAGLDAGADDYLVKPFGVEELLARIRVALRHAERAARDPEPVYEHGDLKIDLTLRRVWVAKKEVRLSPLQYALLAALVRDAGRVVGQKKLLQELWPEGGSTPEALRILVHQTRHRIEREPVRPRHLKTEPAVGYRLEDPD from the coding sequence GTGAGCGGCGGTGCGAAGACGGTCCTCATCGTCGACGACGAGGCCGCGATCCGGCGCTTCCTGCGCGCGTCGCTGGAGGAGAACGGCTTCGCCGTGCTGGAGGCTGCGGGAGGCCGAGCCGCCCTCGAGCTCGCCGTCGCCCGCAAGCCGGAGGTCATCCTCCTCGACCTCGGCCTCCCGGATCTCGACGGCCTGGAGGTCCTCGCCCGTCTGCGCGAATGGACCTCCGCCCCGGTGCTCGTCGTCTCCGCGCGGGGGCTCGAGTCCGAGCGCATCGCCGGCCTCGACGCCGGCGCCGACGACTACCTCGTCAAGCCCTTCGGCGTCGAGGAGCTCCTCGCGCGCATCCGGGTGGCCCTTCGGCATGCGGAGCGCGCCGCGCGCGACCCCGAACCGGTCTACGAGCACGGCGACCTCAAGATCGATCTGACGCTCCGGCGCGTCTGGGTCGCGAAGAAGGAGGTGCGCCTTTCGCCGCTCCAGTACGCGCTCCTCGCGGCCCTGGTCCGCGACGCCGGCCGCGTCGTCGGGCAGAAGAAGCTCCTCCAGGAGCTCTGGCCCGAGGGGGGGAGCACCCCCGAGGCCCTGCGCATCCTCGTCCATCAGACGCGCCACCGCATCGAGCGCGAGCCCGTCCGGCCGCGCCACCTCAAGACCGAGCCCGCCGTCGGCTACCGCCTCGAAGACCCGGACTAA
- a CDS encoding DUF4118 domain-containing protein, translating into MSGLLKEYALALGAGAACTAVCFALFPVLALTDLVMVYLVGTLAVALRGRRGPAVLSSFLGVLCFNFFFVPPRFTFQAEHPRYLVTFAVMLAVALLISHLAVRVRSQAEAAKRSEVVAETERLRSSLLSAVSHELRTPLAAIIGSASTLLQAPQGGGGDRPELLENIRSEAERLARLVHNLIETTRLESGAARLRMEPYPIEDVIGTALERLEKPLAGRPVDTDLPENLPLVAVDPVLMELVFVNLIENALRHAPGAALEIMARERMEVLEVSVADRGPGLAPEDLARVFEKFYRANAAAGGAGLGLAICKAVVEAHGGAICAENRPGGGASFRLTLPLPRGA; encoded by the coding sequence ATGTCCGGTCTACTGAAGGAGTACGCGCTGGCGCTCGGCGCGGGCGCCGCCTGCACGGCCGTCTGCTTCGCCCTGTTCCCCGTCCTGGCGCTCACCGACCTCGTCATGGTGTATCTGGTCGGCACGCTGGCCGTCGCCCTGCGCGGACGCCGGGGACCGGCGGTCCTCTCCTCCTTCCTGGGCGTGCTCTGCTTCAACTTCTTCTTCGTGCCGCCGCGCTTCACCTTCCAGGCGGAGCACCCGCGGTATCTGGTCACCTTCGCCGTCATGCTCGCGGTGGCACTGCTCATCAGCCACCTCGCCGTCCGCGTCCGGAGCCAGGCGGAGGCCGCCAAGCGCTCGGAGGTCGTCGCCGAGACCGAGCGCCTGCGCAGCTCCCTGCTGAGCGCGGTCTCGCACGAGCTGCGCACGCCGCTGGCCGCCATCATCGGCTCGGCGAGCACGCTGCTCCAGGCGCCCCAGGGCGGGGGAGGCGATCGCCCGGAGCTCCTGGAGAACATCCGGAGCGAGGCCGAGCGGCTCGCGCGCCTCGTCCATAACCTCATCGAGACCACGCGTCTGGAATCCGGGGCCGCCCGGCTCCGTATGGAGCCGTACCCCATCGAGGACGTCATAGGGACCGCGCTCGAGCGCCTCGAGAAGCCCCTCGCCGGGCGCCCCGTCGACACCGACCTGCCGGAGAACCTTCCGCTCGTCGCCGTGGACCCCGTCCTCATGGAGCTCGTCTTCGTCAACCTCATCGAGAACGCCCTGCGCCACGCGCCCGGGGCGGCGCTCGAGATCATGGCGCGGGAGCGTATGGAGGTCCTCGAGGTCTCCGTCGCGGACCGCGGCCCCGGCCTGGCGCCCGAGGACCTCGCCCGCGTCTTCGAGAAGTTCTACCGGGCGAACGCGGCCGCCGGCGGCGCCGGCCTCGGCCTCGCGATCTGCAAGGCGGTCGTCGAGGCGCACGGGGGGGCGATCTGCGCGGAGAACCGGCCCGGGGGAGGCGCCTCCTTCCGCTTGACCCTGCCGCTGCCGAGGGGCGCGTGA
- a CDS encoding APC family permease, translating to MIERLKGLVLGKPRDIRDPDVFHKISLVAFLAWVGLGADGLSSSAYGPDEAYRALGAHTHLALFLIIMTAVTIFVISIAYSNLIEHFPGGGGGYLVATKLLGPRAGVVSGCALLVDYVLTISVSIASACDALFSFLPPHWAATKLAAAGLAMLFLLLLNLRGVKESVTTLVPIFLVFVLAHLGMILYAVGSHLTRLPEIFAGASMDMHASVASLGFFPVAFILLRAYSMGGGTYTGIEAVSNGVVMLREPRVQTGKRTMLLMSTSLAFTAGGILLGYLLTQAVPAEGKTMNAVLLENLYASWSPGGLPLGRVLIILTLLSEAALLLVAAQTGFLDGPRVLSNMAVDSWVPHSFSRLSDRLVTQNGVLVMGAAAAATLLYAKGDITTLVVMYSINVFLTFSLTELGMSRYWVTHRGSEPRWLSQLAIHGTGLVMCVSILGVTLHEKFMEGGWMTAAITSVTVAGCFWVRAHYREVGESLRSFEKLLDASPLSDEPVEPRRLDPGAPTAVLTVSDFSGYGLHHVLAIQRLMPGYFRNFIFVSVGVLDSGNFKGSDAVVQLEAEKRAHLEKYVAWCRQRGLDADSRFRLGTEMTDTLEDALIELSREYPRMIVFTGKLIFKEQHWYQPMLHNETAEAIQRRLQFNGIQVVVLPVRVY from the coding sequence ATGATCGAGCGCCTGAAGGGGCTGGTCCTTGGGAAGCCGCGGGACATCCGGGACCCGGACGTCTTCCATAAGATCTCCCTGGTCGCGTTCCTCGCGTGGGTGGGGTTGGGGGCCGACGGCCTGTCGTCCTCGGCCTACGGTCCCGACGAGGCCTATCGCGCGCTCGGCGCCCATACGCATCTGGCCCTCTTCCTCATCATCATGACGGCGGTGACGATCTTCGTCATCTCCATCGCCTATTCGAACCTCATCGAACACTTCCCGGGAGGCGGCGGCGGCTATCTCGTCGCGACCAAGCTTCTGGGGCCGCGAGCCGGGGTCGTCTCGGGCTGCGCCCTGCTCGTCGATTACGTCCTGACCATCTCCGTCTCGATCGCCTCGGCATGCGACGCCCTTTTCTCGTTCCTGCCGCCGCATTGGGCGGCGACCAAGCTGGCGGCGGCGGGACTGGCCATGCTGTTCCTGCTCCTGCTCAACCTGCGGGGCGTCAAGGAGTCGGTGACCACCCTCGTGCCGATCTTCCTCGTTTTCGTGCTCGCTCACCTGGGCATGATCCTCTATGCCGTGGGCAGCCATCTGACGCGATTGCCCGAGATCTTCGCGGGGGCTTCCATGGATATGCACGCTTCCGTCGCGAGCCTGGGCTTCTTCCCCGTGGCCTTCATCCTCCTGCGAGCCTACTCCATGGGCGGAGGGACGTACACCGGCATCGAGGCGGTCTCCAACGGCGTCGTCATGCTCCGGGAGCCGCGCGTGCAGACCGGCAAGCGCACGATGCTGCTGATGTCCACCTCCCTGGCCTTCACGGCGGGCGGCATCCTGCTGGGGTACCTGCTCACCCAGGCGGTCCCGGCGGAAGGCAAGACCATGAACGCCGTCCTGCTCGAGAACCTCTACGCGAGCTGGAGTCCGGGCGGACTGCCGCTCGGCCGCGTCCTCATCATCCTGACGCTGCTCTCCGAGGCGGCGCTCCTGCTCGTGGCGGCGCAGACGGGCTTCCTGGACGGTCCCCGCGTCCTGTCCAACATGGCGGTGGATTCCTGGGTGCCGCACAGCTTCTCGCGGCTCTCCGACCGTCTCGTCACGCAGAACGGCGTCCTCGTCATGGGCGCCGCCGCCGCGGCCACGCTCCTCTATGCGAAAGGGGACATCACGACGCTCGTCGTCATGTACTCGATCAACGTCTTCCTGACTTTCTCGCTGACCGAGCTGGGCATGTCGCGGTATTGGGTCACGCATCGCGGCTCCGAGCCGCGCTGGCTCAGCCAGCTGGCCATCCACGGCACGGGCCTGGTGATGTGCGTCAGCATCCTCGGCGTCACCCTCCATGAGAAATTCATGGAGGGCGGCTGGATGACGGCCGCCATCACGAGCGTGACGGTCGCCGGCTGCTTCTGGGTGCGCGCCCACTACCGGGAGGTGGGGGAGAGTCTCCGGAGCTTCGAGAAGCTCCTGGACGCGTCCCCGCTGAGCGACGAGCCGGTCGAGCCGCGTCGGCTGGACCCCGGTGCGCCGACCGCGGTCCTGACCGTCTCCGATTTCTCCGGCTATGGTCTGCACCATGTGCTGGCCATCCAGCGTCTGATGCCGGGCTACTTCAGGAACTTCATCTTCGTCTCCGTGGGCGTGCTGGATTCCGGCAACTTCAAGGGCAGCGACGCGGTCGTCCAGCTCGAGGCGGAGAAGCGCGCGCACCTGGAGAAGTACGTGGCCTGGTGCCGCCAGCGCGGGCTCGACGCCGACTCCCGCTTCCGGCTCGGCACGGAGATGACCGACACCCTGGAAGACGCGCTCATCGAGCTCTCGCGCGAGTATCCCCGCATGATCGTCTTCACCGGCAAGCTCATCTTCAAGGAACAGCACTGGTATCAGCCCATGCTGCACAACGAGACGGCCGAGGCCATCCAGCGTCGCCTCCAGTTCAACGGCATCCAGGTCGTCGTCCTCCCCGTGCGGGTCTACTGA
- a CDS encoding transglycosylase SLT domain-containing protein — MLSLATSLPVWAFLLLSAPQAEARTNADTAAPSGDGFIFLALASPAGLPPAEPGYLQVRHAQAPAHRTVRPQPLTAPQPRLTKGERVRREMPLVVKVPLPSPAYLRTFRHLLENPRFTDRFDEHVLVQARRFGLDARLLKSIIAAESEFDPRARSPKGAEGLMQMMPATAQEMGLPKNNLSDPEPNIVAGSAYIHLLYRSAWKKFGLQGVRYVDAPPWVMQRIIAAYHAGPRALNGTSWKPSTRSYVRNVMLFYNSEVTTFRRSDAQANAFPSLSPDPSAASLQ, encoded by the coding sequence TTGCTGTCCCTCGCGACGTCCCTCCCCGTCTGGGCCTTCCTTCTGCTCTCCGCGCCGCAAGCGGAAGCCCGGACTAACGCCGATACCGCCGCCCCCTCGGGCGACGGCTTCATCTTCCTCGCCCTGGCTTCCCCTGCGGGCCTCCCGCCGGCCGAGCCGGGCTACCTTCAGGTCCGCCATGCCCAGGCCCCCGCGCACCGGACCGTGCGGCCCCAGCCGCTGACCGCGCCGCAGCCCCGCCTGACGAAGGGCGAGCGGGTCCGCCGCGAGATGCCGCTCGTCGTGAAGGTCCCCCTCCCCTCGCCGGCCTATCTGCGCACCTTCCGCCATCTCCTCGAGAATCCGCGCTTCACCGACCGCTTCGACGAGCACGTGCTCGTCCAGGCGCGCCGCTTCGGCCTCGACGCGCGCCTCCTCAAGTCCATCATCGCCGCCGAGTCCGAGTTCGACCCCCGCGCCCGCTCCCCGAAAGGCGCCGAGGGCCTCATGCAGATGATGCCGGCCACGGCTCAGGAGATGGGCCTCCCGAAGAACAACCTCTCCGATCCCGAGCCCAACATCGTCGCCGGCTCCGCCTACATCCATCTGCTCTACCGCTCGGCCTGGAAGAAGTTCGGCCTCCAGGGAGTGCGCTACGTCGACGCCCCGCCGTGGGTCATGCAGCGCATCATCGCGGCCTACCATGCCGGTCCGCGCGCCCTCAACGGGACCTCCTGGAAGCCCTCGACGCGCTCCTACGTCCGCAACGTGATGCTGTTCTACAACTCGGAAGTCACGACCTTCCGCCGCTCGGACGCCCAGGCGAACGCTTTCCCTTCCCTCTCCCCCGACCCCTCCGCCGCTTCCCTTCAGTAG